The Littorina saxatilis isolate snail1 linkage group LG13, US_GU_Lsax_2.0, whole genome shotgun sequence genome contains a region encoding:
- the LOC138983807 gene encoding uncharacterized protein, which produces MMGVLNTCMSFALFVLLSQVLCFRLGQTIPVHAPNLWLSPPSRFFWGPPYSGPARSFWTASGGGQNQVAAIRRDGHGSDSHPSKRSLDSVGMGLIKKSTAFKSFLDFPMDPRSDDAVAKEQLEKMEKGFGKRGFDRIGAGLVKRPFDRIGAGLVKRPFDQVGAGLVKRPFDQVGAGLVKRPFDQVGAGLVKRPFDQVGAGLVKRPFDQVGAGLVKRPFDQVGAGLVKRPFDQVGAGLVKRPFDQVGAGLVKRPFDQVGAGLVKRPFDQVGAGLVKRPFDRIGAGLVKRPFDQVGAGLVKRPFDQVGAGLVKRPFDRIGAGLVKRPFDQVGAGLVKRPFDQVGAGLVKRPFDQVGAGLVKRPFDQVGAGLVKRPFDQVGAGLVKRPFDQVGAGLVKRPFDQVGAGLVKRPFDQVGAGLVKRPFDQVGAGLVKRPFDQVGAGLVKRPFDQVGAGLVKRPFDQVGAGLVKRPFDQVGAGLVKRPFDQVGAGLVKKGVDTQEGLEMIKRGLDSIGAGLIKKSLDSVGMGLIKRGFKDVAHGLGNGDRAKEIDMELVKRGLDSIGAGLIKRGLDTVGMGLIKRGMDQVGAGLIKRKRGLDTVGMGLIKRGLDHVGAGLVKRGLDTVGMGLIKRGLDRLGSGLIKRGLDDVGSGLIKKGLDDVGSGLIKKGLDDVGSGLIKKGLDDVGSGLIKKGLDDVGSGLIKKGLDDVGSGLIKKGLDDVGSGLIKKGLDDVGSGLIKKGLDDVGSGLIKKGLDDVGSGLIKKGLDDVGSGLIKKGLDDVGSGLIKKNQLNEQNFASSNESGLSKRALDYVGSGLIKREWDIEDKRALDYIGAGLIKRETDFIDTA; this is translated from the coding sequence ACTGGGCCAGACGATTCCGGTGCACGCCCCTAACCTCTGGCTGTCTCCACCCTCCCGATTCTTCTGGGGCCCGCCATACAGCGGACCCGCAAGGAGCTTCTGGACCGCGTCCGGTGGCGGACAAAACCAGGTGGCCGCTATACGAAGGGACGGACACGGAAGCGATTCTCACCCTAGCAAGAGAAGCCTGGACTCCGTCGGTATGGGACTCATCAAGAAGTCCACCGCCTTCAAGAGTTTTCTTGACTTTCCGATGGACCCACGAAGCGATGACGCCGTTGCTAAGGAACAACTGGAGAAGATGGAGAAAGGGTTCGGCAAGCGAGGCTTTGACCGCATAGGGGCTGGTTTGGTGAAGAGACCCTTTGACAGGATTGGAGCGGGGCTTGTGAAACGGCCATTCGATCAAGTTGGGGCGGGGCTTGTGAAACGGCCATTCGATCAAGTCGGGGCGGGACTTGTGAAACGGCCATTTGATCAAGTCGGGGCGGGACTTGTGAAACGGCCATTTGATCAAGTCGGGGCGGGACTTGTGAAACGGCCATTCGATCAAGTCGGGGCGGGGCTTGTGAAACGACCATTTGATCAAGTCGGGGCGGGACTTGTGAAACGGCCATTCGATCAAGTTGGGGCGGGGCTTGTGAAACGGCCATTCGATCAAGTCGGGGCTGGGCTTGTGAAACGGCCATTTGATCAAGTCGGGGCGGGGCTTGTTAAACGACCTTTTGATCAGGTGGGCGCTGGGCTTGTAAAACGCCCATTCGACCGCATTGGGGCGGGACTTGTGAAACGCCCTTTTGACCAAGTCGGAGCAGGTCTTGTAAAACGCCCTTTCGACCAGGTTGGGGCGGGGTTGGTGAAACGTCCTTTTGATCGCATTGGGGCTGGGCTTGTaaagcgacctttcgatcaagTCGGGGCGGGACTTGTAAAACGGCCATTCGATCAGGTAGGGGCTGGGTTGGTGAAACGGCCTTTTGACCAAGTAGGGGCGGGGCTTGTAAAACGGCCATTCGATCAGGTCGGGGCGGGTCTTGTTAAACGCCCTTTTGACCAAGTCGGGGCAGGGCTTGTGAAAAGACCATTTGACCAAGTAGGGGCGGGGCTTGTAAAACGACCTTTTGACCAGGTTGGGGCGGGGCTTGTGAAACGACCTTTTGACCAAGTCGGGGCGGGGCTTGTTAAACGACCTTTTGACCAGGTTGGGGCGGGGCTTGTGAAACGACCGTTTGACCAAGTCGGGGCGGGGCTTGTTAAACGACCTTTTGACCAGGTTGGGGCGGGGCTTGTGAAACGGCCTTTTGACCAAGTCGGGGCGGGGCTTGTGAAACGACCTTTTGACCAGGTTGGGGCGGGGCTTGTGAAACGGCCATTCGATCAAGTAGGGGCAGGGCTTGTCAAGAAAGGCGTTGACACACAAGAAGGTTTAGAGATGATCAAAAGAGGGCTGGACAGCATCGGGGCAGGTCTGATCAAGAAATCCCTAGACAGTGTAGGCATGGGCTTGATCAAGAGAGGTTTCAAAGACGTCGCACACGGCCTGGGTAACGGGGATCGAGCCAAGGAGATCGACATGGAACTGGTCAAACGCGGTCTGGACAGCATCGGGGCGGGACTTATCAAGCGGGGTCTGGACACAGTAGGCATGGGTCTCATCAAACGAGGGATGGATCAGGTAGGGGCTGGGCTCATCAAGCGTAAACGAGGACTGGACACGGTAGGCATGGGTCTCATTAAGCGAGGTCTTGACCACGTTGGCGCCGGCTTGGTCAAGAGAGGGCTGGACACTGTCGGGATGGGTCTCATCAAAAGAGGGCTTGACCGTCTAGGGTCTGGACTGATCAAAAGAGGATTGGACGATGTCGGCTCTGGTCTTATTAAGAAAGGATTAGATGACGTCGGTTCTGGTCTGATCAAGAAAGGATTAGATGACGTCGGTTCTGGTCTGATCAAGAAAGGATTAGATGACGTCGGTTCTGGTCTGATCAAGAAAGGATTAGATGACGTCGGTTCTGGTCTGATCAAGAAAGGATTGGATGACGTTGGCTCCGGTTTAATCAAGAAAGGATTAGATGACGTCGGTTCGGGTCTGATCAAGAAAGGATTAGATGACGTCGGTTCGGGTCTGATCAAGAAAGGATTAGATGACGTCGGTTCTGGTCTGATCAAAAAGGGATTGGATGACGTTGGTTCAGGTCTGATTAAAAAAGGATTAGACGATGTTGGCTCCGGTCTGATCAAGAAAGGGCTCGATGACGTGGGGTCCGGACTTATCAAAAAGAACCAACTCAACGAACAGAACTTCGCGTCTTCAAATGAATCTGGACTGAGCAAGCGAGCCCTGGATTACGTGGGTTCTGGACTCATTAAGAGAGAGTGGGACATTGAAGATAAACGTGCTTTGGATTACATCGGAGCTGGACTTATCAAAAGAGAGACTGACTTCATTGATACGGCTTAA